The proteins below come from a single Streptococcus hyointestinalis genomic window:
- a CDS encoding PTS lactose/cellobiose transporter subunit IIA has product MNREEITLLGFEIVAYAGDARSKFLEALKAAQAGDYAKAEELIAAGGECLNDAHNAQTSLLQKEAAGEDLAFSVTLMHGQDHLMTTILLQDLVEHMIELYKRGAK; this is encoded by the coding sequence ATGAATAGAGAAGAAATCACTCTTTTAGGATTTGAAATTGTTGCTTATGCTGGAGATGCACGCTCTAAGTTTTTAGAGGCTCTCAAAGCAGCTCAAGCAGGCGACTATGCTAAAGCTGAAGAATTGATTGCAGCTGGTGGTGAGTGTTTAAATGATGCACACAATGCTCAGACAAGTCTTCTACAAAAAGAAGCAGCTGGTGAGGATCTTGCCTTTAGTGTTACCTTAATGCATGGTCAAGATCACTTGATGACTACAATCTTACTTCAAGACCTAGTGGAACATATGATTGAGTTGTATAAGAGAGGAGCGAAATAA